The genomic DNA TACATGAAAGGTTGTCCTGCTTTTTATAAAACTTAATATTTGATTAGTCGCGCACGATTGTTTACACTGTAATTAATCGCACACGATTGTTTACACTGTAATTAATCGCACACGATTGAAAAGAGGTGATGTCTTGAATAAAGATGATATGAAATTAGCAAATCAACTATGCTTTTCGGCTTATAATGTGAGTCGTTTGTTTGCAAAGTTTTATGAGCAACAATTGAAACCATTTGGCTTAACATACTCACAATATTTGGTGTTACTTGCTTTATGGGAACACGATAATCAACCCTTACATGAAGTAGGAAAGCAACTAGATTTATCAAGTAATACATTGACCCCACTTTTAAAAAGATTAGAACAGTCAGGGTGGGTGAAACGTCAACGTTCTGAAGCGGATAAGCGTCAATTAGTCGTCTCTTTAACGCAAAAGGGTCATGAGCAACGAGAAGCAGTCTTTGAGGCAGTCGCGCAATGTTTACCTCCAGAACTTGATGAAACGCAATATTATGAAGCCAAAGATGTCTTGAATAACCTTGAACAGTCGTTGAAAGCACTCACGAATAAATAAAAAAGGATGAGTTAAATGAAACAATACGATGTTGTATTTATAGGTAGCGGACACGCAGCGTGGCATGCGGCGCTTACACTAAAACATGCAGGAAAAGATGTAGCTATTATTGAAAAAGATACGATTGCTGGTACATGCACAAACTATGGTTGTAATGCGAAAATCTTACTTGAAGGACCATACGAAGTGCTAGAGGAAGCAGCACAATATAACGGTATGATTCAATCACAAGACTTGAATGTAAACTGGGCAAACTTAATGGATTATAAAAAACAAGTCATTAACCCAATGAACGGGATGTTAAAAGGTATGTTTGAACAACAAGGTATCGACGTTTATATGGGTGCCGGTGTCATTAAAGACGAACATACAGTAACTGTGAACGATGAAGCATTACAAGCTGAAAATATTGTTATTGCCACTGGTCAACATAGCAATAAATTAGACATTGAAGGTAAAGAACTAACACATGATAGTCGTGAATTCTTATCTATGGATAATCTTCCAAAACGCATGACATTTATAGGCGTTGGTATTATTAGTGTAGAATTTGCGTCAATAATGATTAAATCTGGTGTTGAAGTAAGTATGATTCATCATTCAAATAAGCCATTGAAAGGCTTTAATAAAGCACATGTAAATCAATTAGTGGACAAATTAAAAGACGAAGGCGTTACGTTTTATTTTAACGAGAATACGCAAAAGGTTGAAAAAGTAGGCAATGCTTACAAAGTTTCAACAGCGTCTGGTTTAACGATTGATACAGATTATGTCTTAGATGCGACGGGCAGAAATCCTAATGTTGAAGGCATTGGCTTGGATAATGTGGGAATTGAATATAGCAAAAAAGGTATTTCAGTAGATAGCCATTTAAGAACAAATGTGAGCAACATTTATGCGAGTGGTGATGTTTTAGATAAGACCATACCTAAATTAACACCTACAGCGACATTTGAATCTAATTATATCGCTGCACATATTTTAGGTATGACGCAAGACGACATACAGTATCCAGCGATTCCTTCAGTATTGTATTCGTTACCACGTCTTTCTCAAATCGGCATTACTGTTGAAGAAGCAGAAGGTGACGCTCAATATACTGTTAAACATATTCCATTTGGAAAACAAATGGTATTCGAATATAAAAATGAAACAGATGCAGAAATGTATGTAGTGCTAGATAGCGACAAACGCTTAGTCGGTGCAGAAATTTATGGTATTGATGCGGCTGATTTGGTTAACTTACTCGTATTTATCATTAATCAACGCATGACAGCACAAGATTTAAATCAATTGATCTTTGCCTTTCCGGGTGCTTCTAGTGGCGTAATCGATTTATTGAAAATGAACATGATGTAAATTGGAACTTATCATTTTTAAGAAAGTGGGGCAACGTTCATTTTGAATGTATTGTTTTACACGCTTGATTGTCTAAAATTAATTTTATTGGGAAATCATGTTTAATCATTTTTAAAACGTAAATACATTTAGTGTAAGAAGAAAATGATAAGAATTCTCAATCGGAGGGATTTTTAATTATGGCTAAAGAAATTCAATCAAATGGCGTTACAGTAGAAGTTCCAGATACAATCGAATCAGCAGTCGCTTTAGAATATTCATTTGTAGAACCATTAGCGAAATTAAATATTAATGTAACTGGTATCGCAGACGACAATGATGAAAAGAATTTAGATGCATCAATTAAAGATTCAATTAGTAATTATATTTCAGTGGGTACACGCTTAGAGCCAGATACTGAAGCAATTAAGAAAGCAGAACCTCAATTAATCCTAGCAGATAAAAATAGACACGAGAACATCTTTGATCAATTAAATCAAATTGCACCGACTGTATTATTAGAAAGTTTTGACGCTAATTATGAAGAAAGTGTAGATGTGTTCAAACAAATTGCAGACCTTGCTTCAGAGGCAGGAAAAGGTAACGAAGTTGTAGAACAACACAATCAAAAAATTAACGATTTAAGCAAAGATGTAACAATTGATAAAGATAAAACGACAATTGCTGCTGTACCAACAAGTGAAGGTTTATATGTACACGCATCAAATTCATATGTAGGCCAATTTTTAAGTAAAGTAGGCTTTAATAGTTCACTCTCTGAAAATGAAGAAAGCAACTTACCTGAATATATGGGTGCTGACTACTTGAAAGTAGATGCTGATAAACTTTCAAGCTTTAACCCAGAACGTGTATTTATTATGGTGGATAACGATAATCAAAAAGACTACGACAACTTAAAAGAATCTGATGCTTGGAAACAAGTTGAAGCGGTTCAACACAATCGTGTACACGAAGTTAATCGTGAACGTTGGGCTAAATATCGTGGCTTAATCGCATCAGAATTAATCTTAGAAGATATTACTAACGTTGAAGAATAATAAGTTCGACTTTGTAAAAACGGAAGAATGAAAAGAGAGGTAGCGGAGTTTCGCAATCGTGAAGCTTTAGCTACCTTTTTTTGAGTGATACAATCTAATGCGCAGTCTGCATCAATTAAAAATGCCTACTTGAGTGATCGATAACAATGTGTTATCAATTCCAAGTAGGCAATTTCTTTAAATTCAACTATGCGCGTAGTCTAAAAATTTACTTTTGTGATTCTAAGAATTTTTCTGCTACAGCTTTACCAGATTGTGGATTTTGTCCAGTAATAATACGGCCATCAGCTACAGCAAACTCAGTCCAGTTGTCACCTTGTTTGTAGTTTGCACCACGATTTTTAAGTTCATCTTCAGTAAGATAAGGTACAACGTCAGCTAAACCAACTGCTTGTTCCTCACTATTTGAGAAACCTGTAACTGTCTTGCCATCGATAATGTTATGACCTTTACTGTCAGTAACATTTAGTAAACCAATCGCGCCATGACAAACGGATGATACAGTACCATTATTTTCATAAATTTTGCGAGCAACTTCTTGTAAATCTTCGTTATCTTTAAAGTCCCAAATCGTACCATGTCCACCTGCGAAGTAAATAATATCGTAATTTTCAGCTTTAACAGCTTGTGCCGGTAAAGTATGACCAAGACGTGTCATAAAGTCTTTATCTTGATAATATTTCCAGTCTAAATCCGTCATCATATCTTCTTGTAGACTTTGAGGATCAATGGCAGTATAACCACCTTCTGGACTTGCATAATCCACTTTGTAACCATTCTTATATAATACGTCTGCAAAGTGAACTGCTTCGCCAAACCATAATCCTGTTGGTCGATTCATATCAGGATATTTCGATACACTTGTAACAACTACTAATGCTTTACCCATTATTAACCTCCTAATGATTCATTATCTATTTGTATACCCTTTTCCGGAAAATCAAAAACTGAGGGATGTCATCATTTGAAAGCAATCGTTTCACGTAAAACATATAGAAGTTGTATCTTTTGTTACTCTGTCGTAACTTCACTATACTTAATATATTCATGTAAATAAAAAAGAGAGAGGAGGCATATCAATGGCACATCAAAATGGAGGACTTAAATGGCCGAGTTTAATTATGGTAACCTTATTACTGATTGTTGCGGTAATTATTTTTAGCTATCCTGTAAAAAATTTCTATACACTAACTTGGCTCATCGGCTTATTTATATTCATTAATGGAATCATTCAACTGTTATTTCGACGTGCGGCTAGAGCATTAGCCGGCAAAGGAACGGGTTTAATTTTAGTCATCGGTATAATTGACATTATTTTTGGGCTACTCGTCATGTTCAACGTAGGCGCAAGTTCTCAGTTCTTCGTCTTTATGTTCGCCGCATGGTTTATAGTCAGTTCAGTAATCGGATTACTTACCGTATCTCAACAAGGTCGTCTTAAATTGCTATCAATTATCGTTAATATATTAGGCTTGATACTAGGTATCATCTTACTTTTCAACCCGATGATGGGAATGATTTTAGTATCAACGATGATTGCAGTAACATTCGCAATTTTAGGCATAACATATATTATAGATGGCTTAGCATAACTTAGTATTTTAAATATGAGTTGGTAATTTTATTTTTTGGAAAATGAAAGCAACGATAAAAATGAAACATGACCTAGGAAATATTAAAATAGAAAATGGATGATAGGAGGAATTCCAGTGGCATACAATTTTGATGAAATTATAGATCGTCGCTATACAAATGCAATGAATGTAGAAGGCTACAAAGGTTATTTATTCGGAGACGCTGACGTGTCAGATATTGGAGATAATGAAGAATTAATCCGCATGTGGGTAGCAGATATGGATTTTGCGACACCAGATGTTGTTTTAGATGCCGTAAAAGACAGACTTGATAAGAAGATTCTAGGTTACACAAACATCTTTGGTTCAGACTATTATGATGCATTTGTATCCTGGACAGAAAGACGATTCGGATTTACATTTCCACAAGAACAACTTGTCTTCTCACATGGTATCGTTGCAGGATTGATTGAACTTGTAGGTTATATTTGTGATAAAGGTGACAAAGCATTAATCTTAACGCCAAGTTACGGACCATTCAAAATGGCATGCGATAAAAATCACATTGAAACGGTTTATTCTCCAATGATTAATCATAATGGTTATTATGAAATTGACTTCGAAGATGTACGCAAAAAAGTGGAAACAGAAAATATAAAATTGTGTATCTTTGCGAATCCTCATAACCCAACAGGTCGTGTTTGGTCAGAAGATGAATTGAAACAATTTGGTCAAATCATGGCAGTTAATGATGTATGGTTAATTTCAGATGAAATACATTGTGATATTAAACGTGCTGGTCAAACGCATATCCCATTTGCTAAAGCTGTACCAAATTACGATAAGATCATCACAGCAATGTCTCAAAGTAAGGCGTTTAATATTGCAGGCTTAATGTTCTCAAACATCATCATTCCGAATAGAAGATTATTGAAGACATGGAAGTTACATCACTTTAGTTCTGAGAACCCATTGAGTATTGCTGCGACCCAAGCTGCTTATGAAAAGGGTGAAGACTGGTTGTCATCAATGAATGATTATTTAGATGACAACTTTAAATATCTGGCAGAATTCTTGGAAAATGAACTTCCACATGCAGAATTTAAAATTCCAGAAGCCACTTACCTCGCATGGGTAGATTTAAGTTATTACATCAAAGAAAAAGAAATCAACGAACCAATCGCAAAATACTTTATTAAACATGCAGGCGTTATTATTGAAGGACAAGAACAATTTGTCCATAACGCAGAAGGTCATGTCAGAATTAATATCGCTGTTCCACGTGAAATCATGAAAAAAGGATTACAAAAAATTAAAGAAGCATTGGTTTAGTTTTGAATTAATGAATCACACTACCTTTGAAAAAATAAAATGTGTCTTACTATGACCATATGTTTGCAGAGAATCTATAAAGTTCTCTGCTTTTTTCATGTCTTTAAAACGTGCTTTAAACATAAAACAACTGTCACCTGAAATTCTATAACAAAACGCGACATTCTTTTGTTCGGAAATATAGTTCTTAAAGTCTTTGTATAAATTATTTTTAATAGTAAGTTCAATAATGGCTTCAATATCATAGCCCAATAAACTGTAATCAATGTTGATTGTATAATTTTTGATAATGCCAGTATCAATTAATTTGTGAATACGCTCTCTCGTTGAAGGAACAGATAAATTCACTTTTTGACTTAATTCACTAAGCGATAATTTACTATTTTCTTTTAGTATATCTAATAAATTTAGATTTGTATGGTCCATGAGCATAACCTCCTAAAATAGTGAAAGTATTATGAAGTAATTCCATATAAATATTAAGTTCAAATTTTAATATAAGCAATAAAATATATTCAAAGGAGGTGAAAACATGTCGACTATCAATTATGCGAAAGTCGGAAATACACCTTTTCAGAAATTATTAGGTCATCAACCTGAAATAATGACTGCATGGACACAACTTAGTGACATGCTTGAAAATGAAGGAACACTTAGCAAAGCGTTGAAAGAAGAAATAAGAAGAATGTTAGCACAGAAAAATGGATGTCAGTACTGTAAAGCAAAAGGTCAACCTACCGGCAGTCTAAAAGATGAAAAATCATCTGTTTGTATAGGCTTTACCGAAGTGTTTCTCAAAATGGGAGACCAAATTCCAAATAATATTATGCAAGTGCTTAAAGAACAACTAACTGAAAAAGAACTAGTAGAACTCATTACTTTTATTACATTCACTAACGCACAACAACATTTCGGAGCTTTGATGCAATTAGAGCCTAATATTGAATAGGCTTTATTTAAGTATATTATTACTCTCTATTTATAATTTTATATGCTATGATACAAGAAACAGAATATTCAGTCATAATCAATTTTTATAACTTTATTAAACAAGGGGGTTAGGCTTATGCCTAAAAAGTTATTTAGTATTGATTTGAATAAGACAATGGACCAACAAGATCATCCAGGACATAATCGTTGGCATCCGGACATTCCGGCAGCATTTTCAGTGAATCCGGGAGAATCTTTCAGAATGGAATGTTTGGACTGGACAGATGGTCAGATTAGTAATAATGACGATCCGAGTGATATTAAGCATGTTAATTTAAATCGTGTTCATGTATTAAGTGGGCCTGTACATGTTAATGGAGTAGAACCTGGCGATTTACTTGTAGTGGATATTCTAGACATAGGTGTATTTGACGACCATCAATGGGGATTCAATGGTATCTTCGATAAGACGAATGGCGGAAGTTTTTTAGTTGATCATTATCCAGACGCCCAAAAATCGATTTGGGATTTTAATGGTATTTATGCGACAAGTCGTCATGTGCCAGGAGTAGAATTCGTAGGATTAATTCATCCGGGATTAATAGGTGTGGCACCATCTCAAGAGATGTTAGATGAATGGAATCGCCGTGAAAAAGAATTAGTAGATACGGATCCCAATCGTCAACCTGTATTAGCTAATTTACCTGACACAGACGCTGTAGTTGCTGGTACGTTAACTGGCAAAGACTTTGATAAAGTTGCTAAAGAAGGTGCACGTACCGTTCCTCCTCGTGAAAATGGTGGTAACTGTGACATCAAAAACTTATCTAAAGGTTCACGTATTTACTTCCCAGTCTTCGTTGATGGCGCAAAATTATCAGTAGGAGATTTACATTTCTCTCAAGGTGATGGCGAAATCACATTCTGTGGTGGTATTGAAATGCCTGGTTGGATTGAACTTAGAGTTAATGTTATTAAAAATGGCATGGAAAAATATCATATTAAGAAGAATCCAGCATTTAAACCAGGTCCAGTAATGCCTAATTATACGGATTACATCGTATTTGAAGGTATTTCTGTTAATGAATTTAGTGGTAAACAAACTTATTTAGATGCTAATACGGCATATAGAAATGCAGTATTAAACGCAATTGAATTCTTAAAAACACGTGGCTTTACTGGCGAACAAGCGTACATGTTGCTAGGTACAGCTCCTGTACAAGGCACTGTAGCTGGCATTGTGGATGTTCCAAATGCATGTTGTACAATCGCAATTCCTCGAGAAATTTTTAAAGAAGATATTATTCCTAATTTGGAGCCTGATAAGTAATGCCTAATTACACATACAATTGTGCAAATTGCGGAGAATTTACGCTTCGCCAATCAATGAACACTCAACATGATACAGCGACTTGTCCTTCATGTGAAAACGAAGCAACACGTGTGTTTAATAGTTTTCAAACTTATAAAATGGATGGAAAGTTAAAAAAACGTATTGAACGGGGACAAGAACCTCGATTAGTAAGTAAAGATAAACTTTCACCAATGAAATCAAAGCCTAGTAGAGCAGCTCGTCCCTGGATGGCTGGTCATTAATAGTATGAGACGAGCCTGGGATATAAATAATATATTAAAGTTATTTTGCAAATTCGCAGTAGCTGACTGAACTGAGAAGGCGCTTAAATCAAGCTTTTCTCAGTTCTAGTCATCCTTGCGGGGGTGGGACGACGAATTTAAAAAGAATTCTGTCCCACTCCCGTTTTACTATGATTATTATTTTGTTGTAGATGTTCTACGTAATACTAAGAATGATCCTGCCGCCAATAATACAGCTGCAATAGTAGTTACTAATCCACTATTTGATGTTTCGCCTGTTTCAGGTAAAGCTTTAGCACTTGTTGCTTGGTTAGTAGTACTTTTAGTAGTTACGTTATCTTGAGATGACTGTGAATTAGTAGTTGCATTAGCATTTGATTGTTGTGAAGTATTTTGTGAATTTTGGTTATTTGCAGTCGTTTGCGTATTTTCTCCATTTTGTTGATTATTAGCATTAGAAGGAGTCTGACCTAATGTGCCTTGTTGTAAAACATTACCGTGACCATCATAAATTGTTCCAGTAGATTTATTTACGTATAAGTAAGTTGGACCGTTATCACCGACTTGTCCAAAAGCAATAGCATACGCATTTTTAATAGGTGAGAAAGATTCTTGTGATGAGATAGCGCTAACACCAGATTCTGGCATTTTGTGATAATTATTAGAACTTTGAATATAACTTGCTACTTCATTTTCAGCTTGTTGTGAAGAAATTTGACTAGCTGCTTGTGCATGTCCTGCTCCTACGAATAATAATGTTCCCGCTAAAGTAGTAGTTGCTAAGATACTTGCTTTTTTCATCTTTAAAAACTCCTTTATAGTTATTATGAATACGCATTTATTATAGAAAACTAGGTTAGACACTATGCGTCATTTTGAAGCGGATTTTCCAAATAAATAAATTTATTATTAGACAAATGACTAATTTAATAAACCTTTTCAAAAATAAAAGTCTAAACGCTTATAATTAATTGAAAATTCAAAATTATGAGTATAGAATGTAATTAAAGAAATAAGAAAACGCTTACATTTGTAATTAAGCATATCTTATTTCTATGTTTTTCTACAGAATGATTGGGATGCACAGCGATATGCTCTAACGAAAGGAGGATAACATGCATGAGTGAATCATATGATTTGATTGTCATTGGTGCAGGTCCAGGTGGTTATGTAGCTGCTATCCGTGCCGCACAATTAGGTCAAAAAGTAGCAATTATTGAGATGGTTAATGCCGGGGGTACATGTTTAAATGTTGGTTGCATACCTTCTAAAACACTACTCGAACATGGCACGAAAGCACATGATATTCGCGTCGCTAATGATTGGGGAATACGTACTAGCGACGTTGACATTGATTATCCAAAGTTAGTTGAACGTAAGCAACACGTTGTAGATACGCTAACTGGTGGCGTAAAGCAATTATTAAAGAAGAACAAAGTAACGTATATTGAGGGAGAAGCTACTGTAACAGAGGAGTTAGAAGTCAAAGTCAATGACGATACTTATAAAGCAAAGGACATTATTTTAGCAACAGGCAGTAAGCCTTTTGTCCCTCCCATTGACGGTTTGGATCAAGTTCATTATGAAACGACGGATACGTTCTTCGACTTAAAAGATGTACCGAAACAACTCGCAGTTATTGGCGGTGGTGTTATTGCTACCGAGTTAGCATCATCCATGGCTGATTTAGGTGTCGAAGTAACTATTATCGAGGCAAGTGAAGATATTTTATTAACCGAAATTAAAGAAGTACGTGAATTGTTAAAAGCACATTTAGAGAATCAAAACATTAAAATCTTAACAAATTGCAAAATTAGTAAAGTTACTGAAACGAAAGTACGATTAGACAATCACAATGACGTACCATTTGATACGTTGCTCTTTGCTACCGGTAGACAGCCAAACGTATCAATCGCACAAGCACTTCATCTAGATATGGACGGTAAATTTATACAAGTAGATGACCACTATCAAACGAGTCGTCCACATGTGTATGCGATTGGCGATTTAGTAAGGGGTTATCAACTCGCACATACCGCAAGTGCACATGGCATTCATGTCGTAGAAACGATTAATAAATTAAACCCTCAACCCGTTCGCCCTGAAGATATTACACGCTGTATTTATACACGACTTGAAGCCGCATCGGTAGGGTTATCAGAAACGCAAGCACAAGAAGCTGGCTATGAGGTACGCGTAACGCAATCCACTTTTCAAGGGAATGCGAAAGCAATTGTAAAAGGTGAAGCGGAAGGATTTATCAAGATAGTGGCTGATGCACAATACGGGGAAGTCTTAGGTGCCTTTATTGTTGGACCACATGCGACAGATTTAATTACTGAGATATTAGGCGTCAAAGCTTCAGAAGGTACTATGAATGAGTTAGCACACATCATTCAACCACATCCATCATTGTCAGAGGCAATGGGCGAAAGTGCAGAAGCCTACTTTGGACAAGCCATTCATATGTAAGAAGAGAATACCTATGAACGATAGGAGGAACTAACGATGGAAAAAGAACAAGCACGTTGGATCTATAAAACAATGAATGAAATTCGATACTTTGAAGAGAAAGTGCATAAAATCTTTAGCGATGGCAAGATTCCTGGATTCGTTCACTTATATGTTGGTGAAGAAGCTGTAGCAACAGGGGTTATGTCACAGCTTGAAGATGATGACTATATCACTAGTACCCACCGTGGTCATGGACATGCGATTGCGAAAGGTTGCGACTTAAATGGTATGATGGCTGAAATTATGGGTAAACGTGACGGTCTTGGCCATGGTAAAGGTGGCTCAATGCATGTTGCGGAAATTGATAAAGGCATGTTAGGGGCCAACGGTATCGTAAGTGGTGGCTTTGGTCTTGCGACAGGTGCTGGTATCTCTATACGAAATCAAGGTAAAAAGAATGTCGCGGTTTGTTTCTTCGGAGACGGTGCTGCGAATGAAGGCAACTTCCATGAAGGATTAAACTTCGCATCAATTTTAAATCTTCCAGTTATCTTCGTTTGTGAAAATAACCAATTCGGTGAAGGTACAACGCATGATTATGCCAGTGCCTCAGAAACAATTGCCGAACGTGCTGCAGCCTATAATATGCCAGGTGTCAGAGTAGATGGCATGGATGTAGTCGAAGTATACAAAGCAGCTCAAGAAGCCGTTGAACGAGCGAAAAATGGTGAAGGACCAACATTAATCGAATGTGACACATACCGTAAATATGGTCATTTTGAAGGTGATGAACAAAAAGTAAAATCACCAAATGACCGTAACGCAGATAAAAATGCGACAGAAGACTTTAAACGCCAAGCCCTTGAAGAAGGTTGGTTAACTGAAGAAGAAGCAGATGAAATCGAAAAAGCAGCTGAGCAAGCTGTTGAAGATGCTGTGAAATATGCTGATGAAAGTGAATTGCCAGATGTCGAATCATTACACAAAGATGTATTTGCCTAAAGGAGGTTATCGCTATGAGTGAAGAACGCAAGTTAACATTTATGGGCGCAATTAACGAAGCAATCGATCAATCAATGGAACAAGATGATAACGTTATTCTCATTGGTACCGACGTTTCAGGTGGTGCTGGCGTTGAACATATTAAAGATGACGATACATTTGGTGGCGTCTTCGGTGTCACAAAAGGTCTCGCGAAGAAATATAGTCGTGACCGTGTGATCGATACACCCATTGCCGAACATATTACATTAAGTTCTGCCGTAGGTGCAGCAGCTACTGGCATGCGTCCCATTGCTGAATTAATGTTCAATGATTTTATAGGTTTTGGCCTAGATCCAATTTTAAACCAAGGTGCCAAAATGCGTTATATGTTTGGTGGTAAAGCTAAAATCCCACTTGTCGTACGTACAGTTCATGGTGCTGGTGCAGGAGCGGCAGCGCAACACTCTCAATCTCTGTATAACATGTTCGCAGCTATTCCAGGCGTGAAAGTGGTTGTGCCATCTAATCCATATGATGCCAAAGGATTGTTAATGGCCGCAGTACAAGATGATAATTTGGTAGTCTTTTCAGAAGATAAAACGTTATTAG from Staphylococcus taiwanensis includes the following:
- the lpdA gene encoding dihydrolipoyl dehydrogenase; amino-acid sequence: MSESYDLIVIGAGPGGYVAAIRAAQLGQKVAIIEMVNAGGTCLNVGCIPSKTLLEHGTKAHDIRVANDWGIRTSDVDIDYPKLVERKQHVVDTLTGGVKQLLKKNKVTYIEGEATVTEELEVKVNDDTYKAKDIILATGSKPFVPPIDGLDQVHYETTDTFFDLKDVPKQLAVIGGGVIATELASSMADLGVEVTIIEASEDILLTEIKEVRELLKAHLENQNIKILTNCKISKVTETKVRLDNHNDVPFDTLLFATGRQPNVSIAQALHLDMDGKFIQVDDHYQTSRPHVYAIGDLVRGYQLAHTASAHGIHVVETINKLNPQPVRPEDITRCIYTRLEAASVGLSETQAQEAGYEVRVTQSTFQGNAKAIVKGEAEGFIKIVADAQYGEVLGAFIVGPHATDLITEILGVKASEGTMNELAHIIQPHPSLSEAMGESAEAYFGQAIHM
- a CDS encoding thiamine pyrophosphate-dependent dehydrogenase E1 component subunit alpha; this encodes MEKEQARWIYKTMNEIRYFEEKVHKIFSDGKIPGFVHLYVGEEAVATGVMSQLEDDDYITSTHRGHGHAIAKGCDLNGMMAEIMGKRDGLGHGKGGSMHVAEIDKGMLGANGIVSGGFGLATGAGISIRNQGKKNVAVCFFGDGAANEGNFHEGLNFASILNLPVIFVCENNQFGEGTTHDYASASETIAERAAAYNMPGVRVDGMDVVEVYKAAQEAVERAKNGEGPTLIECDTYRKYGHFEGDEQKVKSPNDRNADKNATEDFKRQALEEGWLTEEEADEIEKAAEQAVEDAVKYADESELPDVESLHKDVFA
- a CDS encoding alpha-ketoacid dehydrogenase subunit beta, giving the protein MSEERKLTFMGAINEAIDQSMEQDDNVILIGTDVSGGAGVEHIKDDDTFGGVFGVTKGLAKKYSRDRVIDTPIAEHITLSSAVGAAATGMRPIAELMFNDFIGFGLDPILNQGAKMRYMFGGKAKIPLVVRTVHGAGAGAAAQHSQSLYNMFAAIPGVKVVVPSNPYDAKGLLMAAVQDDNLVVFSEDKTLLGQKGNVPEEPYTVEIGKANVTREGEDLTIVAIGKMVAVAEETADQLAEDNVSVEVIDLRSVSPWDEDTVLESVKKTGRLIVIDESNPQCNVAGDVASVIGDIGFDYLDGPIKKVTAPDTPVPFAANLEEAYIPSVDKVLDVASELIEDLKKAKS